The Pseudodesulfovibrio sp. zrk46 genome contains a region encoding:
- a CDS encoding bifunctional (p)ppGpp synthetase/guanosine-3',5'-bis(diphosphate) 3'-pyrophosphohydrolase, with the protein MIRINEITDKVASYIDNPDLDLIQRAYIYSAQAHDGVVRRSGEPYISHPINVAYVLAEMQLDEATVAAGLLHDTVEDTDTTVDDIEDLFGSDVADIVDGVTKISQMDFESKAVQQAENIRKLILAMAEDIRVLMVKLADRLHNMRTLEFMKPVKQRLIAQETMDIYAPLANRLGLHRIKTELEDLCLRYLKPDVFVQLRDAVAEHRAAGEPYIDKVVDIINDMLKKNRMKGLVYGRTKHLQSIHVKMEQQGLTFDEIYDLIAFRIILKTLKDCYAVLGLIHAAWRPVPGRFKDYISIPKANMYQSLHTTVIGPDGERIEFQIRTDEMNQIAEYGVAAHWQYKEVGKGSKRGKQTGTRDAERYTWLKQIMDWQRELSDPREFMSSLRLEMFQEEVYVFTPNGDIKELPEGATPVDFAYAIHSEVGDICAGAKVNGRIVPLHSTLKNGDSVEIITDKNRVPSRDWLKFVKTAKARTRIKQYVRTVERERAISLAKELLEKEGRRVGLNINKIMKEPEFLKLAEEFNCGSVDDLLTQVGFSRFTPRKVLKRLYALKHGETLDMRKHKAKPTEPETAKKPKKDGLTISGVDNVLVRFASCCNPLPGEPIVGYITRGRGVTVHRKDCHNVKNFEDERLLQVSWEGAEEKPYPAKIKIKCLNKPGMLARICNMLTEADVNIDSGKFESMVDGTSELEFTVEVRDLNQLYGALAKVKGLKAVKEALRVS; encoded by the coding sequence ATGATTCGCATTAACGAGATCACCGATAAGGTGGCATCATATATTGATAATCCAGATTTGGACCTTATTCAGCGGGCATATATTTATTCAGCCCAGGCTCACGATGGCGTGGTGCGTCGTTCTGGCGAGCCATACATTTCGCATCCAATTAATGTCGCATATGTTTTGGCCGAGATGCAGCTTGATGAAGCAACAGTAGCTGCCGGTCTTCTTCATGATACAGTAGAAGATACTGATACCACAGTTGATGATATCGAAGATCTTTTTGGTTCAGATGTGGCTGACATTGTTGATGGTGTTACCAAGATTTCTCAGATGGATTTCGAGTCAAAGGCTGTGCAGCAGGCTGAGAATATCCGAAAATTAATTTTGGCGATGGCTGAGGATATTCGTGTGCTGATGGTCAAGTTGGCTGACCGATTGCACAATATGCGTACCTTAGAGTTCATGAAGCCGGTGAAGCAACGTCTCATCGCTCAAGAAACCATGGATATCTACGCTCCTCTTGCTAACCGGCTTGGCTTGCATCGAATTAAAACTGAGCTTGAAGACTTGTGCCTGCGGTATCTGAAGCCGGATGTATTCGTGCAACTACGAGATGCTGTTGCAGAGCATCGTGCGGCTGGTGAACCTTATATTGATAAGGTTGTTGATATCATTAACGATATGCTCAAGAAGAATAGAATGAAGGGGCTTGTTTATGGACGCACCAAGCATCTTCAGTCCATTCATGTTAAAATGGAGCAACAGGGACTGACGTTTGATGAAATATACGATCTTATAGCATTCCGTATTATCCTCAAGACTCTCAAAGATTGCTATGCTGTGCTGGGGCTTATCCACGCTGCTTGGCGACCTGTTCCGGGGCGTTTTAAAGATTATATCTCCATTCCAAAAGCGAATATGTATCAGTCTCTTCACACCACGGTCATTGGGCCCGATGGTGAGCGGATCGAATTTCAGATCCGTACGGACGAGATGAATCAAATAGCGGAATATGGTGTTGCCGCCCACTGGCAATATAAAGAAGTGGGCAAAGGTTCTAAGCGGGGTAAGCAGACGGGCACACGTGATGCTGAGCGGTATACATGGCTCAAGCAGATTATGGATTGGCAGCGCGAGCTTTCTGATCCGCGAGAGTTTATGTCTTCTCTTCGATTGGAAATGTTCCAAGAGGAAGTCTATGTCTTCACCCCTAATGGTGACATCAAGGAACTCCCTGAAGGGGCTACGCCAGTAGATTTTGCTTATGCGATCCATTCTGAGGTGGGGGACATTTGTGCTGGGGCCAAAGTTAATGGTCGCATCGTGCCTCTTCACTCCACTCTTAAAAACGGTGATTCTGTTGAAATCATTACGGATAAGAATCGTGTACCTAGTCGAGATTGGCTTAAATTTGTCAAGACGGCCAAGGCTCGGACTCGTATTAAGCAATATGTGCGCACAGTCGAACGCGAGCGGGCAATTTCTTTAGCCAAGGAGCTTCTTGAAAAGGAAGGGCGTCGTGTTGGCCTGAATATTAACAAAATTATGAAGGAGCCAGAATTTCTCAAGCTTGCAGAGGAATTCAACTGTGGTAGCGTTGATGACTTGTTGACTCAGGTTGGGTTTTCCCGCTTTACGCCGCGTAAAGTCCTTAAGCGCCTATATGCACTCAAACACGGTGAAACCTTGGATATGCGCAAGCACAAGGCAAAACCCACAGAGCCGGAAACTGCTAAAAAGCCAAAGAAAGATGGGCTTACTATATCTGGTGTGGATAATGTGCTTGTGCGTTTTGCTAGCTGTTGCAACCCGTTACCAGGTGAACCCATTGTTGGTTACATAACTCGTGGGCGTGGCGTAACGGTGCATCGTAAAGATTGCCACAATGTCAAGAATTTCGAGGATGAGCGTTTACTCCAGGTCTCCTGGGAAGGAGCCGAGGAAAAACCATATCCTGCAAAGATTAAGATTAAGTGTCTCAACAAGCCTGGTATGCTTGCCCGCATATGCAACATGCTTACTGAGGCAGATGTCAACATTGATTCTGGAAAGTTTGAGTCTATGGTTGACGGAACATCTGAATTGGAATTTACAGTTGAGGTCCGAGACCTCAATCAACTGTATGGAGCTCTTGCCAAGGTTAAGGGGCTTAAAGCTGTTAAGGAAGCCCTACGAGTCTCTTAA
- a CDS encoding cytochrome c3 family protein, which produces MHRFLISTMAISVLILSAALAWATVEAPKELTLQPPASIKATKTFVAFPHAKHEAAKLDCKTCHHTWDSKADIMKCSSSGCHDQPGKKGENAYYTAFHFKKSDGSCLGCHKAMKKQGKNVPVACKQCHPKK; this is translated from the coding sequence ATGCATCGTTTTTTGATCAGCACAATGGCAATCAGTGTACTGATATTATCAGCCGCACTGGCCTGGGCAACCGTAGAAGCTCCCAAAGAACTCACACTTCAACCACCTGCAAGCATCAAGGCAACAAAGACATTCGTGGCCTTTCCTCATGCAAAGCATGAAGCGGCTAAGTTGGATTGTAAAACCTGCCACCACACATGGGATAGCAAGGCTGATATCATGAAGTGTTCCTCATCTGGCTGTCACGATCAGCCTGGAAAGAAGGGAGAAAATGCCTATTACACCGCATTCCACTTCAAGAAGTCTGATGGTTCTTGTCTTGGATGCCACAAGGCTATGAAGAAGCAAGGCAAAAACGTACCAGTTGCTTGCAAGCAATGTCATCCAAAGAAGTAG